In the Lepisosteus oculatus isolate fLepOcu1 chromosome 6, fLepOcu1.hap2, whole genome shotgun sequence genome, one interval contains:
- the pold4 gene encoding DNA polymerase delta subunit 4 codes for MAPKRRLITDSFKVVKRVRIEEKKESPVVEEKEPETDSPPLSEREQDLEELKKFDLDWHYGPCTGITRLQRWQRAERWGLSPPRRVREILRRHAAEEDYTHCLWHEYPL; via the exons ATGGCTCCGAAGCGCAGACTGATCACTGACTCCTTCAAGGTGGTGAAGAGGGTGCGGATCGAGGAGAAGAAGGAGTCTCCTGTTGTTGAGGAGAAAG AGCCCGAGACGGACAGTCCCCCTCTCTCCGAACGCGAGCAAGACCTGGAGGAGCTGAAGAAGTTTGACCTGGACTGGCACTATGGGCCTTGTACAG GAATCACGCGGCTGCAGCGCTGGCAGCGAGCGGAGCGCTGGGGGTTAAGTCCGCCCCGGAGGGTGCGCGAGATCCTGCGCCGGCACGCGGCCGAGGAGGACTACACGCACTG TCTGTGGCACGAGTACCCCCTGTGA
- the LOC102693228 gene encoding FACT complex subunit SSRP1: protein MGDTLEFNEIYQEVKGSWNDGRLRLSKQAVVYKNSKTGKVDNIPASELTECVWRRVCLGHGVKLLTSTGHIYKYDGFRESDFEKISEYFKNNYRVELMEKDLCVKGWNWGTAKFGGPLLSFEVSDSPAFEVPLSNVSQCTTGKNEVTLEFHQNDDAEVSLMEVRFYVPPTAADDGLDPVEAFAQNVLSKADVIQATGDALCIFRELQCLTPRGRYDIRIYPTFLHLHGKTFDYKIPYTTVLRLFLLPHKDQRQMFFVISLDPPIKQGQTRYHFLILLFSKEEDISLTLNMSEEDVEKRFEGKLSKNMSGSLYEMVSRVMKALVNRKITVPGNFQGHSGAQCITCSYKASSGLLYPLERGFIYVHKPPVHLRFDEIACVNFARGTTTTRSFDFEIETKQAAQYTFSSIEREEYGKLFDFVNVKKLNIKNRGFKEGMKGNDNVYSDSDDDQHDAYLERMKEEGKIREEAANDSSDESGEETDESFNPGEEDEDIAEEYDSNASASDSSADDGENDSEAEKERPPKKVKVEKEKKVSKPRKKESKKAKDTGAPKRPMSAYMLWLNASRERIKSENPGISVTEISKRAGEMWKSLGKDKKEEWEQKAGEAKRNYEKALKEYKESGGGGGAPASSKKEAKKKGKSEEKKPAKSVGAPAADREKGSESFKSREFISSDESSSDSDHGKGSKAQGSDEEEIASTPPSSEESGSD from the exons ATGGGAGACACTCTGGAATTTAACGAGATCTACCAAGAGGTGAAAGGATCGTGG AATGATGGTCGTCTGCGTCTCAGTAAGCAGGCTGTGGTGTATAAGAACAGTAAGACCGGGAAGGTGGACAATATCCCCGCGAGTGAGCTGACAGAGTGCGTGTGGCGGCGAGTGTGCCTGGGTCACGGGGTGAAGCTGCTGACCAGCACAggacacatctacaaatacgaTGGCTTTCGGGAAAGT GACTTTGAGAAAATATCGGAGTATTTCAAGAACAATTACAGGGTGGAGCTGATGGAGAAGGACCTGTGTGTGAAGGGCTGGAACTGGGGTACAGCCAAGTTTGGAG gtcctCTGCTGTCATTCGAGGTCAGTGACAGTCCTGCGTTCGAGGTCCCCCTGTCGAATGTGTCCCAGTGCACTACAGGGAAGAATGAGGTGACTCTGGAGTTCCACCAGAACGACGATGCCGAGGTCTCACTCATGGAGGTCCGTTTCTACGTGCCCCCCACTGCAGCGGATGACGGGCTGGACCCTGTTGAG GCCTTCGCGCAGAACGTGCTCTCCAAGGCCGACGTGATCCAGGCCACGGGCGACGCGCTGTGCATCTTCCGGGAGCTGCAGTGCCTGACCCCCAGGGGGCGCTACGACATCCGCATCTACCCCACCTTCCTGCACCTGCACGGCAAGACCTTCGACTACAAGATCCCCTACACCACCGTGCTGCGGCTCTTCCTGCTGCCCCACAAGGACCAGCGCCAGATGTTCTTCGTG atCAGTCTGGACCCCCCCATCAAGCAGGGTCAGACGCGCTACCACTTCCTCATCCTGCTGTTCTCCAAGGAGGAGGACATCTCCCTGACCCTCAACATGAGCGA gGAGGACGTGGAGAAGCGCTTCGAGGGCAAGCTCAGTAAGAACATGTCCGGCTCTCTGTACGAGATGGTGAGCCGTGTGATGAAGGCGCTGGTCAACAGGAAGATCACCGTGCCCGGAAACTTCCAGGG CCACTCGGGGGCGCAGTGCATCACCTGCTCCTACAAGGCCAGCTCGGGGCTGCTGTACCCGCTGGAGCGCGGCTTCATCTACGTGCACAAGCCCCCCGTGCACCTGCGCTTCGACGAGATCGCCTGCGTCAACTTCGCCCGCGGCACCACCACCACCCGCTCCTTCGACTTCGAGATCGAGACCAAGCAGGCCGCCCAGTACACCTTCAGCAGCATCGAGAG AGAGGAGTATGGCAAGCTGTTCGACTTCGTCAATGTCAAGAAGCTCAACATCAAGAACAGGGGCTTCAAAGAG GGCATGAAGGGCAACGACAACGTGTACTCGGACTCTGATGATGACCAGCATGATGCCTACCTCGAGAGGATGAAGGAGGAAGGGAAGATCCGGGAGGAGGCGGCCAACGACAGCAGCGATGAATCGGGAGAGGAGACCG ACGAGTCCTTCAATCCCGGAGAAGAGGATGAGGACATTGCGGAGGA gtATGACAGCAACGCCTCGGCCAGCGACAGCAGCGCGGACGATGGGGAGAACGACAGCGAGGCCGAGAAGGAGAGGCCTCCCAAGAAGGTCAAGgtggagaaggagaagaaagtgTCGAAGCCCCGGAAGAAGGAG AGCAAGAAGGCGAAGGACACCGGCGCCCCCAAGAGGCCGATGAGCGCCTACATGCTGTGGCTGAACGCCAGCCGGGAGCGCATCAAGTCAGAGAACCCAGGCATCAGCGTCACGGAGatctctaagagggctggggAGATGTGGAAGAGCTTGGGCAAGGACAAGAAGGAG GAATGGGAGCAGAAAGCAGGGGAGGCGAAGAGAAACTATGAGAAAGCTCTGAAGGAGTACAAGgagagtggtggtggtggtggtgcccCAGCTTCCAGCAAGAA AGAGGCCAAGAAGAAGGGCAAGTCGGAGGAGAAGAAGCCGGCGAAGAGCGTGGGCGCGCCGGCCGCGGACAGGGAGAAGGGCAGCGAGAGCTTCAAGAGCCGCGAGTTCATCTCCAGCGACGAGAGCTCCTCCGACTCCGACCACGGCAAGGGCAGCAAGGCGCAG GGCTCAGATGAGGAGGAGATCGCAAGTACTCCCCCCAGCTCTGAGGAGTCTGGATCCGACTGA